The region AGGACTCCGCCGGCTGCGATCCAGGGATTGCGTCTGGAACCTTCCATCGGCTCCTTATCCGCCGAAGCCCAGAATGAAGTAGGCGCGACGGTTGCGAGCCCAGCAGCTTTCGGTGCTCTGGGTGCAAACCGGGCGCTCCTCACCGTAGCTGATGGTCCGGAGACGGCTCTGGTTGACACCGAGGCTGCTCACGAAGTCCACCGCGGAGTTGGCGCGGCGCTCGCCCAGGGCGAGGTTGTAGTCGACCGTGCCACGCTCGTCACAGTGGCCTTCCACGGTGGAGGTGAGCTCCGGGTTCTCCTTCAGGAAGCGGGCGTTGTCTTCGAGCTTCTGACGGGCGTCCTCGGTGAGGTTCGCCTGATCGAACTCGAAGTAGACGTTGGGGTGGAAACCGCGCTTGGCGGCCTCATCGTTGAGCTCCACCAGATCCTTGTTTTCCCACCAGGGAGACTCCTGCTGGTCTTCCGTGGTCGGCGGCGCCGGCGGCGGCTCTACTTCTTTCGGGGGTTCTGGAGTCGTCTCTACGGCCATGTCATCGGGGGTCGTCGGGGCCGGCTTCGGACCGCAAGCGACCAGGACCAATGCCAGGCCGAGGATCACGCTCCAGACCATCCACATGCGAGTCATGCTGATCTTCTCCTCAAATAGGGGTTTCCGGTGGGCGAGCTTGTTTGGACGAGGCCATCCGCCGAGTACTCTAACAGAAGGTTGTCAAGCGCAGCAACAGCTTGATCACCAGTTATTTACCCCTATTTTGAGGGGTAGGGTGACCACGCCGGTGCGGAGTTGTTACCGTCCTGTGTCACCTGTCGCAGATTGCTACCGTCGACGTCTACAACGTAAATCTGAGTATTTGTGCCCCGGCGGGCGGTGAAGGCGATGCGCTGGCCGTCGGGAGACCAGGTGGGCTCCTCCTTGTTGCTGGTGCCGGTGGTGATCACCCGGGTCTCCAGCGTCACGATGTCGGTGATGGCGATCTGGAAGACGCCGCGGCGCCGGGAGGCGTAAGCGAGGCGGGTGCCGTCGGGATGCCAGACTGCACCGTCGTTGTAATTTCCGTCGAAGGACACCCGCCGAAGATTGGTCCCGTCGGAGTCCATCAGATAAATGTGCGGATTGCCTGCCCGGCTGGAGGTGAAGGCGATGCGGCTGCCGTCGGGGCTCCAGCTGGGATTGGTGTCGATGGCGCCGCTGTTGGTCAGTCGCCGTTGCTGCCCGCCCTGGAGGTCGGCGACATAGATCTCCGTATTGCCGGAGAGGGAGCGGCCGAAGGCGACCTGCCGGCCGTCGGGGGCGATGGCGGGGGACAAGTTGTGCTGGCTATCCGCCAGGATCGAGCGCTTGCTGCCGTTGCTCAAATCCACGAAGTACAAGCCGGGAATTCCCGACAGATACGACAGATAGGCCAGGGCGCCGCCGTCGGGAGCCCAGGTCGGCCCCATGGAGATGGATCGATGGGCGGTGATCCGGCGCTGACCGTAGCCGTCATAGTCCATCAAGTAGATCTCTTTATTGCCGTCCCGATCCGAGGTGAAGGCGATGCTGGTGCGGGCGATGCCGCGGCGACCCGTGAGGTAGAGCAGCACTTCGTCGGAGAAGGTGTGGGCGATGGCTCGGACGATGTCGAAATCGCCTTGATAACGCTTGCCGACGATGGACTCCCCGTTGGCCAAGTCGAGCAGCCGGCCGTCGAAGATCAGCCGCCCATCCGCCTCCTGAACCTCCGCAAGCAGCAGGATCTCGTTGCCCAGGGAGCGGTAGAGCTCCAGGTCCAGGCTTGGCTCGCCGGTGAGGTCGAGC is a window of Acidobacteriota bacterium DNA encoding:
- the tolB gene encoding Tol-Pal system beta propeller repeat protein TolB; the encoded protein is MFSSPSPSLRLPAWYLVLCCFLVAVSPALVPAAAQAPEPPPPTGLEEGEDGDNVTVVLEGDVRQRFPLAFPATEIPAALSSRARAAAEELDSTLRQDLELTRVFDIQGPAALSVLDLTGEPSLDLELYRSLGNEILLLAEVQEADGRLIFDGRLLDLANGESIVGKRYQGDFDIVRAIAHTFSDEVLLYLTGRRGIARTSIAFTSDRDGNKEIYLMDYDGYGQRRITAHRSISMGPTWAPDGGALAYLSYLSGIPGLYFVDLSNGSKRSILADSQHNLSPAIAPDGRQVAFGRSLSGNTEIYVADLQGGQQRRLTNSGAIDTNPSWSPDGSRIAFTSSRAGNPHIYLMDSDGTNLRRVSFDGNYNDGAVWHPDGTRLAYASRRRGVFQIAITDIVTLETRVITTGTSNKEEPTWSPDGQRIAFTARRGTNTQIYVVDVDGSNLRQVTQDGNNSAPAWSPYPSK
- the pal gene encoding peptidoglycan-associated lipoprotein Pal, which encodes MTRMWMVWSVILGLALVLVACGPKPAPTTPDDMAVETTPEPPKEVEPPPAPPTTEDQQESPWWENKDLVELNDEAAKRGFHPNVYFEFDQANLTEDARQKLEDNARFLKENPELTSTVEGHCDERGTVDYNLALGERRANSAVDFVSSLGVNQSRLRTISYGEERPVCTQSTESCWARNRRAYFILGFGG